The stretch of DNA CGGTACAATTAACTGATGCTGTTCATAATAGCGAATCTGGCGAGCAGATAAATCGGTAAGCTTCATCACAATACCGATAGGGAATAAAGCCATATTTCTGCGGATTTCGTCACCCATCGCTCTCAACCTTCCAATAATGAATTAGTCTGATTCGATTGTATGTCATGTTGTCTAACATGTCAAGCTAGAATCAGGTAACCATTATAGTAGATTTTGTTCCTTCATCTTCTGCAGAGCGGCTAAGATCCCATACTTAACATGAGATAATGTCAATCCTCCCTGCATATACGCAATGTAAGGTTTGCGAATTGGCGCGTCCGCACTTAGCTCCAGACTGCCGCCTTGAATGAAGGTTCCGGCAGCCATAATCACCGGATGCTCATAACCCGGCATATCCCATGGCTCAGGCACCACATGTCCGTCTACTGCCGATGCCCGCTGTACCCCTTGAACAAATGCGATAAGGTGCTCACTGCTTGTAAAAGAGATCGCCTGGATCAGATCCGTACGCGGCTCGTCCCAGCGGGGCTTCGAGTCAAACCCGGCCGTCTCAAATACGGCGGCAGCAAGGATGCTGCCCTTCAAAGCTTGTCCAACGATCGTGGGGGCCATAAATAATCCCTGGTAGATGCCCCGTGTTGTCCCAAGCATAGCCCCTACCTCTCCGCCAATGCCCGGAGCGGTTAGTCGATATGCGGCCAGCTCCACTAGCGAAGCCCTGCCGCAAATATATCCGCCGGTCTCAGCCAGTCCTCCCCCTGGATTCTTGATTAGGGAACCGGCAATCAGATCAGCGCCTACTTCTGTCGGTTCCTGTATTTCCGTAAACTCGCCATAGCAATTGTCTACGAATACAATAACATCGGGCTTTATCGCTTTCACTCGGCGAACCATCTCCGCAATCTGCTCGACCCGAAACGAACTGCGCCAATCATACCCGCGTGAACGCTGAATCCCAATCACCTTCGTATGTTCATGAATACCGGCCTCGACAGCTGCCCAGTCCACCGTACCCTCTTCGAGTAAAGCCGCTTCGCGATAGCTGATTCCGTAATCTCGCAGGGATCCTGTACCATCTCCTGCTTGTCCGATTACTTTATGTAATGTGTCATAAGGACGGCCCGTGATGTAGAATAGCTCATCCCCCGGCCGAAGTACACCGAATAGAGCCGTAGCAATCGTGTGTGTTCCTGAGGCGAAATGCGGTCTTACCAATGCGGCTTCCGCTCCAAATACGTCAGCGTATACGAGGTCGAGTACCTCACGCCCCCGGTCGTTATACGCGTAGCCTGTTGATCCTGCGAAATGAAAATCACTTACCTGATGCCGCTGAAAAGCTTCAATCACTTTCCATTGATTGTGATCAACAATACGATCAATTCGCTGCTGACTCTCGGCGGTTAACTCTTCAGCCTGTCTGAGCCAACCCTTAATTTCTTCTGAAAAACCTGCCATTTCTTCTTCTCTCCCTCATAGATGACAGGCCTGCCGTTCAACAATGGAACGACAGGCCGTAAACTTCTTGTTAACTAACCTAACCTTCGTTAATGATGTAGGATTCAAGCTGATACCCAAGCTTCTCATAATCCGCTTTATTCAGCTCAACGCGGAACAGGATATCATCCTCATCAAAAGTCTGCTCCAGCACCTCACCAACCCGGTAAACTATTGCTGTTAAGTCCCCCCGTCCCGCAGGAATTCTGAACAGACGTGTGTCGCCGGTAAGCTGCTTCTGAATTGCTTCTCTAACGAGTTCTAGATCTGCCTCGTCATAAGCGCTGATCTTGAAGGAATGCTCGCCGGATGGAAGCATCTGAAGCTGCTCTGGAGTGCACAAATCCTTCTTGTTAAAGAGAACGATCTGCGGCTTGCTGCCGGCTCCCAGATCATTCAGAATCTCTGTAACTACAGCCATCTGCTCTTCCCGATTCTCCGCAGAAGCATCCACAACATGCAGGATCAGATCAGCTTCATTCGCTTCTTCGAGCGTCGCCCGGAAGGAAGCGACCAGATCATGCGGCAGGTTCTGGATAAAGCCAACCGTGTCTGTCAGGACGATCTCCTTACCGCTTGGAAGCTCCAGAGTGCGTGAGGTCGGATCAAGTGTAGCAAACAATTGATTTTCCACATAAATATCAGATGCCGTCAGCTGCTTTAACAGCGTAGATTTACCGGTATTAGTGTAACCTACGAGGGCTACCTGAACTACCCCGGTTTCCTTGCGGCGCTGTCTGTGCAGCTTACGATGCCGGGTAACTTCGTCCAGCTGGCGCTTCAGATCACTGATCCGGCCGCGAATGTGACGGCGGTCTGTCTCAAGCTTACTTTCCCCCGGACCTCTAGTTCCGATACCGCCGCCAAGACGAGATAAGTTCTTGCCATGGCCCGACAGTCTCGGGAGAAGGTAGGAAAGCTGTGCAAGCTCTACCTGAATGATCCCTTCACGCGTTTTGGCACGCTGAGCGAAAATATCCAGAATAAGCTGTGTACGGTCAATAATTTTAACATCCAACGTCTCTTCGAGATTCCGAACCTGGGCCCCTGAAAGCTCCTGATCAAAAATGGCTGTGTTGGCCTCCTGAGCTTCAATCGCTTCCCGCAGCTCTTCGACCTTGCCTTTCCCGATAAACCATCGTGAATCCGGGGTTTCCCGGTTCTGGACGATCACGTCCTTTACTTCAACTCCCGCTGTCTCTGCCAAATTAACCAGCTCATCAAGCGAATACTTAGCATTAATTCCGCTTCGCTTGACTTCATCCGTTACAAGGCTGACTAATACCGCTTTGTCGGTAAGTTCCGTCTTTGTCTCATATGTTGCTCCCATTCATTCACTGCTCCTTCTAAAGGCCTTATAATTGCTGCTTCTTATTTCTTATCTACCCTTAAATCCTCGGTTCTAATAGTCATCAGCTCCAGTTTACCTGGAGAAGCGCTCGAATATTGATTTAACAGCCGCACCGCCTGCTGGCGAATCGAACGCTCGATCATATTCCTCACGTATCTAGCATTGCTGAAGGCATGTAGGCTCTCCTGCTTCTCATTGATCAGGTGCTGCTTCAGCTTGAGGATTGCCTGCGGCATCAGGATGTAATCTCGCTCCTTCACCATCATCTCCGAGATTTGGATCAGCTGATCGACCGAGTAATCCGGAAAGTCCATCTGAATCGGAAAACGGGACGGCAGCCCTGGATTTGTCTGCAGGAAGAATTCCATCTCGTCCGAGTAGCCCGCGAGAATTAGAATAAACTGGTTCTTATGGTCTTCCATGGCTTTGACCAGCGTATCGATGGCTTCCTTCCCGAAATCCTTCTCGCCGCCCCGGGCC from Paenibacillus sp. CAA11 encodes:
- a CDS encoding methionine gamma-lyase family protein, yielding MAGFSEEIKGWLRQAEELTAESQQRIDRIVDHNQWKVIEAFQRHQVSDFHFAGSTGYAYNDRGREVLDLVYADVFGAEAALVRPHFASGTHTIATALFGVLRPGDELFYITGRPYDTLHKVIGQAGDGTGSLRDYGISYREAALLEEGTVDWAAVEAGIHEHTKVIGIQRSRGYDWRSSFRVEQIAEMVRRVKAIKPDVIVFVDNCYGEFTEIQEPTEVGADLIAGSLIKNPGGGLAETGGYICGRASLVELAAYRLTAPGIGGEVGAMLGTTRGIYQGLFMAPTIVGQALKGSILAAAVFETAGFDSKPRWDEPRTDLIQAISFTSSEHLIAFVQGVQRASAVDGHVVPEPWDMPGYEHPVIMAAGTFIQGGSLELSADAPIRKPYIAYMQGGLTLSHVKYGILAALQKMKEQNLL
- the hflX gene encoding GTPase HflX, encoding MGATYETKTELTDKAVLVSLVTDEVKRSGINAKYSLDELVNLAETAGVEVKDVIVQNRETPDSRWFIGKGKVEELREAIEAQEANTAIFDQELSGAQVRNLEETLDVKIIDRTQLILDIFAQRAKTREGIIQVELAQLSYLLPRLSGHGKNLSRLGGGIGTRGPGESKLETDRRHIRGRISDLKRQLDEVTRHRKLHRQRRKETGVVQVALVGYTNTGKSTLLKQLTASDIYVENQLFATLDPTSRTLELPSGKEIVLTDTVGFIQNLPHDLVASFRATLEEANEADLILHVVDASAENREEQMAVVTEILNDLGAGSKPQIVLFNKKDLCTPEQLQMLPSGEHSFKISAYDEADLELVREAIQKQLTGDTRLFRIPAGRGDLTAIVYRVGEVLEQTFDEDDILFRVELNKADYEKLGYQLESYIINEG